In the genome of Pelagibacterium nitratireducens, one region contains:
- a CDS encoding MFS transporter, which translates to MVCPLDRSLLKLVSEKASKHWGRKTLPPFFVMMSTNMLSRRPLPTSANTHALYGSVWQAALPLMVLALGHTISNLVRTLPAVSADLVAQDLMVSAGDIAAMTGFYHLAFAAGQIPVGVALDRYSVKAVISTLLGIIVVGSVFAALIQGPAGFVITQIILGIGCCGMLLCPLTYAARTTDPSRFALWSAVILAIGNTGMVISASPMAWLIEHYGWRLAYGLPALFALIVLVTVQLTIRPVRPSHEVPASVGSEIREVLKIGISPVLRGVIVLAFVSFAVMIGVRGMWGGPWLMEAKGMARVSAGNVLLVLTLMLIVMPMAIGLIEKRFGRPYMLLAIGHVLAGVALVLIPTGAENGFLARVMGIDVLSARFDITLIVAFGVVISVQPLLFALGRASVEPRHAGKALSAVNLSFFVGAAAIQAVSAPVNASFGLAGIFVFLGVLSILGGCGLWFFRNVGAQNVQ; encoded by the coding sequence GTGGTCTGCCCTCTGGATCGTTCGCTCCTGAAGCTGGTAAGCGAAAAGGCAAGTAAGCATTGGGGCAGAAAAACGCTGCCCCCATTCTTTGTGATGATGAGTACCAATATGCTGTCTCGCCGCCCGTTGCCTACTTCGGCAAACACCCACGCTTTATATGGCTCGGTCTGGCAGGCTGCCCTACCTTTGATGGTCTTGGCGCTGGGCCACACAATTTCCAACCTTGTGCGAACGCTTCCGGCGGTCTCTGCTGATCTGGTCGCTCAGGACCTGATGGTATCCGCGGGCGATATCGCAGCAATGACCGGATTTTATCATCTGGCGTTCGCTGCCGGACAGATTCCGGTAGGGGTCGCTCTTGACCGCTACAGCGTCAAGGCCGTCATCAGCACCCTCCTGGGCATCATTGTCGTAGGGTCGGTTTTTGCTGCGCTCATTCAAGGCCCGGCGGGCTTTGTCATAACGCAGATCATTCTGGGCATCGGGTGTTGCGGCATGCTCCTGTGTCCCCTCACTTACGCCGCACGAACGACCGACCCGAGCCGGTTTGCCCTCTGGTCAGCCGTGATTTTGGCGATAGGCAACACCGGCATGGTGATCTCGGCAAGCCCGATGGCATGGCTCATCGAGCACTACGGCTGGCGCCTGGCCTATGGTTTGCCCGCACTGTTTGCGCTGATCGTGCTCGTCACTGTGCAACTGACTATTCGGCCGGTGCGGCCTTCCCACGAAGTGCCTGCCAGCGTGGGTTCGGAAATCAGGGAAGTGCTGAAGATTGGCATCTCGCCAGTGCTTCGCGGTGTCATCGTTCTCGCCTTTGTGTCTTTTGCGGTGATGATCGGCGTGCGCGGCATGTGGGGCGGCCCATGGTTGATGGAGGCCAAGGGTATGGCGAGGGTCTCAGCAGGCAATGTGTTGCTCGTTTTAACGCTCATGCTGATTGTCATGCCGATGGCTATTGGGCTCATCGAAAAGCGTTTTGGCCGACCTTACATGTTGCTCGCGATTGGCCATGTGCTTGCAGGAGTGGCCCTTGTTCTCATCCCGACCGGGGCAGAAAACGGATTTCTCGCGCGCGTGATGGGCATTGATGTTCTATCGGCACGTTTTGATATCACCTTGATCGTCGCGTTCGGTGTCGTGATCTCGGTCCAGCCACTCCTGTTCGCGCTCGGACGCGCCTCCGTCGAACCCCGGCACGCCGGCAAGGCGCTTTCGGCGGTCAATTTGTCATTTTTTGTCGGAGCGGCAGCTATTCAGGCGGTGTCAGCTCCCGTGAACGCATCATTCGGTCTGGCAGGGATTTTTGTGTTTCTTGGCGTGCTCAGCATCTTGGGTGGCTGCGGGCTATGGTTCTTTCGCAACGTCGGAGCCCAAAATGTCCAATGA
- a CDS encoding uroporphyrinogen-III synthase, producing MSNDLCSKKIIMLTRPYGQAYGMIELVRKLGWPAYNEPIVEIEPISGPVGWSSNIAAIAVTSPNGARCLESVAGLARTIPVFAVGSATADELRLRGFSNIDVSDGTAQTLIQRLTKRMPRHTGVIAHVSGEHIACDIAAELSARGYRSIRVVVYRANLRQTLTETGQVLCRTNQIGGVICMSKRIAAQLTVLLRKHQQMQILQSVPAVAMSLPIADQLHQDGWRKIRVASEPSMAATLDALAMKNRAKSWLRAPN from the coding sequence ATGTCCAATGACTTGTGCAGCAAAAAGATCATCATGCTGACAAGACCGTACGGTCAGGCATATGGCATGATCGAGTTGGTTCGTAAGCTTGGATGGCCAGCCTATAACGAACCGATTGTGGAAATTGAGCCAATTTCCGGACCAGTGGGGTGGTCATCCAATATTGCAGCGATAGCGGTTACATCGCCAAACGGGGCAAGATGTTTGGAGAGCGTCGCCGGTCTTGCCAGAACCATACCAGTCTTTGCTGTGGGCTCGGCGACAGCTGACGAACTTCGGTTGCGCGGCTTTTCCAACATCGACGTCAGCGATGGAACAGCACAAACTCTTATCCAACGACTTACAAAAAGAATGCCGCGCCATACTGGTGTCATCGCGCACGTAAGCGGCGAGCATATAGCCTGCGACATCGCCGCCGAGCTCTCTGCGCGCGGATACCGTTCCATCCGCGTTGTCGTGTATCGCGCCAATCTGCGACAAACTCTGACCGAAACCGGCCAGGTACTCTGTCGGACCAATCAAATTGGAGGCGTCATTTGCATGTCAAAGCGCATTGCCGCGCAACTCACAGTCCTATTGCGAAAACATCAACAGATGCAAATCCTTCAATCGGTCCCGGCGGTAGCCATGAGCCTGCCAATTGCCGATCAATTGCATCAAGATGGCTGGAGAAAGATCCGCGTTGCTTCCGAGCCGTCAATGGCTGCAACCTTGGACGCCCTGGCAATGAAAAACCGTGCGAAGAGCTGGCTGCGTGCCCCAAACTGA
- a CDS encoding DUF4167 domain-containing protein: MRNFSTRGNRPDQPPVDRNAAKAQRQHYLKLADAQSAAGDQVAAENYYQHAEHFLRCTTEGTR; the protein is encoded by the coding sequence ATGAGGAACTTCAGCACAAGGGGCAACCGGCCTGATCAACCACCCGTTGACCGCAATGCCGCCAAGGCTCAAAGGCAGCACTACTTGAAGCTGGCCGATGCCCAATCCGCCGCTGGCGACCAAGTCGCCGCGGAAAACTATTACCAGCACGCGGAGCACTTCCTTCGTTGCACAACTGAAGGAACGCGATGA
- a CDS encoding cold-shock protein, whose product MINGTVKFFNMTKGFGFIAPEGGDKDAFVHISAVEHSGLNGLHEGDKLSYELETGRDGKIAATNLTLL is encoded by the coding sequence ATGATCAACGGCACCGTTAAATTTTTCAACATGACCAAGGGCTTCGGCTTCATCGCACCAGAGGGTGGCGACAAAGACGCTTTCGTCCATATCTCCGCCGTGGAACACTCTGGCCTCAACGGCCTTCATGAAGGCGACAAGCTCTCCTACGAACTTGAAACCGGGCGAGACGGCAAGATCGCCGCGACCAACCTTACGCTCCTCTAA
- a CDS encoding LysE family translocator, protein MPSIEILIAFFVATFVFAYMPGPAMLYAVAQTIARGRRAGWMAALGIHIGGYAHVVAAAAGLALLFEIVPPLYIALKLIGAAYLVWLGLKLFLAKESSATSSLQVESKSPRRAFWESITVEVLNPKTAIFYVAFLPQFTDAGAGFAVWLQLLILGTIVNVLFSSADALCVLLADRVTNFLRASRSANRLAQRIGGGMLMALGINVALSRQ, encoded by the coding sequence ATGCCGTCGATCGAAATTCTCATTGCCTTCTTTGTCGCAACATTTGTCTTTGCCTATATGCCCGGGCCCGCAATGCTCTACGCTGTTGCGCAGACCATTGCACGTGGACGCAGGGCTGGGTGGATGGCGGCATTGGGTATCCACATTGGCGGCTACGCACATGTCGTTGCCGCAGCGGCTGGGTTGGCATTGTTATTCGAGATTGTTCCACCGCTCTACATTGCCTTGAAGCTGATAGGTGCCGCCTATCTGGTTTGGCTGGGTCTGAAGCTTTTTCTGGCAAAGGAATCCAGTGCCACGTCCAGCCTCCAAGTCGAGTCAAAGTCCCCGCGTCGGGCCTTTTGGGAAAGCATCACTGTTGAAGTCCTTAACCCCAAGACCGCCATTTTCTATGTCGCGTTTCTGCCCCAGTTCACCGACGCTGGCGCAGGTTTCGCGGTCTGGCTCCAACTGCTCATCCTTGGCACAATCGTCAACGTGCTATTTTCGAGTGCAGACGCTCTCTGCGTATTACTGGCCGACAGGGTCACAAATTTCCTTCGCGCCTCTCGGTCGGCCAATCGACTTGCCCAGCGCATTGGCGGCGGCATGCTGATGGCCCTGGGGATTAATGTTGCACTCAGCCGCCAGTAA
- a CDS encoding fatty acid desaturase has translation MSDLAPDVASTERPWPQIMSRYRQPNRWRSAIELAISLAPFLLCWGLAWASVAYGFWWGLMFTIPAAGFLVRLFMIQHDCGHGAFFAHRQADDWAGRIIGVLTMTPYDYWRRTHAQHHATTGNLDRRGIGDVETLTVSEYRALSMRGRLRYRLYRHPIVLFGVGPLWLFLLQHRWPVGMMRSGVEPWLSTMATNVGIAVLAVGMVWVFGWQALVLVHLPIVIMAAAVGVWLFYVQHQFEETHWAPASDWKFKEAALHGSSYYDLPGILGWLTANIGIHHVHHLASRIPYYRLPEVLRDYPELKAIGRISIADSLAGVKLVLWDERRRKLVSFREALA, from the coding sequence ATGAGCGACCTTGCACCAGACGTGGCGTCAACCGAAAGGCCATGGCCGCAGATCATGTCCCGCTATCGCCAGCCCAACCGTTGGCGCAGCGCGATTGAGTTGGCAATCTCACTTGCACCGTTCCTCCTCTGCTGGGGACTGGCCTGGGCGTCGGTTGCTTATGGTTTCTGGTGGGGCCTAATGTTCACCATTCCGGCCGCCGGCTTTCTCGTCCGCCTGTTCATGATCCAGCATGACTGCGGCCATGGCGCCTTTTTCGCGCACCGGCAGGCGGACGATTGGGCGGGGCGCATCATCGGCGTCTTGACCATGACTCCCTACGACTACTGGCGAAGAACGCATGCCCAGCATCATGCCACTACGGGCAATCTCGATAGGCGCGGCATCGGTGATGTCGAAACACTGACCGTCAGTGAATACCGGGCACTGTCGATGAGGGGGCGACTGCGCTACCGCCTTTATCGCCATCCGATCGTGCTGTTCGGGGTCGGCCCGCTGTGGCTGTTCCTCCTACAGCACCGTTGGCCGGTGGGCATGATGCGCTCCGGCGTGGAACCTTGGCTTTCCACCATGGCGACGAACGTCGGCATCGCAGTGCTCGCCGTCGGCATGGTGTGGGTATTCGGCTGGCAGGCCCTCGTCTTGGTCCACTTGCCTATTGTGATTATGGCAGCGGCTGTCGGCGTGTGGCTCTTCTATGTCCAGCACCAGTTCGAGGAAACACACTGGGCTCCCGCGTCCGACTGGAAGTTCAAGGAGGCGGCCCTGCACGGCTCGTCCTACTACGACTTGCCCGGCATTCTCGGATGGCTGACAGCCAATATCGGCATACATCACGTGCATCACCTCGCCAGCAGGATCCCGTACTATCGCCTGCCCGAAGTTCTGCGCGACTACCCCGAGCTCAAGGCCATCGGCAGGATATCGATTGCCGACAGCCTCGCTGGTGTGAAGTTGGTGCTGTGGGATGAGCGTCGTCGTAAGCTGGTCTCATTCCGAGAGGCTCTTGCCTAG
- a CDS encoding PTS sugar transporter subunit IIA yields MALASVSFEIDFTIDRTSRSRKAALSSLAQRIGSCRPDISLHDISNCLLAREKLGSTAIGSGVAAPHTIFKQSCPPLVQVTQLKYAIDFDASDATPVDVLLSVVGNRHDLRWLHLALPRFAKLAEAPELAARLRAAKSASAVEDILASVGIYSERTLPNKAA; encoded by the coding sequence ATGGCACTCGCAAGTGTTTCGTTCGAAATAGATTTCACAATCGATAGGACATCCAGATCGCGCAAGGCAGCCTTGAGCTCTCTGGCTCAACGCATTGGGTCGTGCAGACCCGACATCTCTCTACATGATATCAGCAACTGCCTTCTGGCGCGTGAGAAGCTGGGATCTACAGCCATCGGCTCGGGCGTTGCAGCGCCCCATACAATCTTCAAACAGAGCTGCCCGCCCCTGGTCCAGGTCACCCAACTCAAATACGCTATCGACTTCGACGCAAGTGATGCCACCCCCGTGGACGTGTTGTTGTCTGTTGTGGGCAATCGCCACGATTTGCGCTGGCTGCACCTGGCTCTCCCCCGCTTTGCCAAACTGGCCGAGGCGCCCGAATTGGCCGCCCGGTTGCGCGCAGCCAAGTCTGCTTCCGCAGTCGAAGATATACTGGCAAGTGTGGGCATCTATTCGGAACGAACGCTGCCCAACAAGGCAGCATAG
- a CDS encoding agmatinase yields the protein MTSPITFLNLPDRLPDGHVLRAVIFGAGHGTAYHGQDSRRHALAPDAIRAASQADAELIENWDFDLAGPLFGNGPVSCIDVGNIETSPHDAMANRTRIEAKTREILGQTAVPILIGGDDSVLIPFLAAFAERGPVWVLQIDAHIDWRDEVGGEGYGFSSPMRRASEMAHVAGIVQVGIRSVGSARQSEVKAAQAYGSHIATAREVHAHGVEAALSHIPEGAQVVVTLDCDGLDPAVMPGVAAPTPGGLSYTQTIDLVAGASRRGKIVGFDLVELTPTIDPSGLSALTASRILVNAIGRVVRQT from the coding sequence ATGACTTCTCCGATCACGTTCCTAAATTTGCCCGACCGCCTTCCAGACGGCCATGTTCTACGAGCGGTGATCTTCGGCGCCGGCCACGGCACGGCCTATCACGGCCAGGACAGCCGCCGCCATGCACTCGCTCCCGATGCCATTCGAGCCGCTAGTCAAGCGGATGCGGAATTGATCGAAAACTGGGACTTCGATCTTGCCGGACCTTTGTTTGGCAATGGTCCTGTTTCGTGCATAGACGTGGGAAACATTGAGACCTCTCCGCACGATGCCATGGCCAACCGTACTCGGATCGAGGCGAAAACTCGCGAGATCTTGGGGCAAACGGCGGTGCCGATCCTGATTGGGGGTGACGATTCCGTGCTCATACCTTTCCTGGCCGCTTTTGCCGAGCGGGGACCGGTTTGGGTTCTGCAGATCGACGCCCATATTGATTGGCGGGATGAGGTTGGTGGCGAGGGTTACGGCTTTTCCAGCCCGATGCGCCGGGCAAGCGAGATGGCGCATGTTGCGGGCATTGTGCAAGTCGGCATCCGTAGCGTGGGAAGTGCGCGACAATCAGAAGTCAAAGCTGCACAGGCTTACGGTAGCCACATCGCAACGGCACGTGAGGTTCACGCACACGGCGTTGAAGCCGCCCTTAGCCATATCCCAGAGGGCGCTCAAGTCGTCGTCACGCTAGACTGCGACGGCCTCGATCCTGCTGTCATGCCGGGGGTAGCGGCACCCACGCCAGGCGGACTTTCCTACACCCAGACAATCGACCTGGTTGCCGGTGCCAGTCGACGTGGAAAGATCGTAGGCTTTGATCTTGTGGAACTGACGCCCACGATAGATCCCAGCGGCCTATCAGCCCTAACAGCCTCGCGCATCTTGGTGAACGCCATCGGACGGGTTGTCCGTCAAACGTAG